TTTGCAATTCCCTTTACACTTTTTATAATTTTGTTATAAATAAAAAAAAGGCTGTATCTTTAATTCCCTGAAGATACAGCCTTTAATAATTCACATTATATCTAAAACAGCCTTGTTCTTTCTATTATATTCTTGTCATCAATTTCCCTCTCTGTAAAGCAGTTCTTCTCTATACCGTCCGTATACAATTCTTCAGGAATTGCATCCCTATAATCCTGGCTCAATGATTCCGCATCAGGAGCAGGAACTTCTTTTTTATTCTTGCTCTTTGACTTAACCTTTTTAATTTTCATAACATTTCTCACCTCCTATATATATTCAGTATATGTATTCTTTCGAAGGCAAATTTTTTTACAAACTAATTCAACATCTTTTTGCCGCTTTATACCTTATAAGTAGAATACAATGAAGCTGTTGCATTATGAACAGCGTAAATGGGCATTGTGAGAGTTCTGAACAAGTCCTTGGTGACGCTGCCTAAGAAAATACTTAGAATTTTAGATTGTCTGAGCGATAGAAAGTTTAAAAATTCTTGTATTTTCAAGGCAGGGAGCCTTAGAACTTGCAGAACTTGAACATAATAAATTGAGTGTTCAAAATGCAACAGCCCCCTTATGTTATACTATTACTATAATGATTTTTAGGAGGAGAAACCTTATATGTCAAGTGAAATCATATTTGTCATTGAGGAATCAAAAGAAGGCGGCTATGAAGCTAAGGCTTTAGGTCATTCAATATTTACACAGGCCGAAAGTTACGAAGAAATAAAGGAAAATATTAAATATGCTGTTAGATGTCATTTTGATGAGGATAGCATTCCACGAATTATAAGATTGCATTTTGGAATGGATAAAAGACTGTTAATTAAAGAGCTGTTTTATAATAATTAAGGCCATATGATATAAAAAATAATCATATGGCCTTTTTTATATGAAATGATTTTAACTTTTATTAACTCATCCCATTTGGGCAGACCGGATTAAAATGTCCGTATATGGATGCTTGGGATGATTTATAATTTCTTCGGGTACCCCCTCTTCCACAATATTTCCTTCTTTCATAACAGCTATCCTGTCACTGATATTGCTCACCAGAGCAATATCATGAGAAATAAACAAATAGGACAAATTCAGATCCTGCTTCAATCGCAGCAATAATTGCAAAACCTGCGCCTGCACTGAAACATCCAGTGCGTTGGTAACTTCATCGCAAATCAATAATTTGGGATTGCTGACGATAGCTCTTGCTATAGCCACACGCTGGCATTCACCGCCGCTTAGTTCACTGCAAAAACGGTTTGCATAATCCTTCTTTAACCCCACCATTTCCAGAGTTTCATAGGCTTTATGAGTCATATCGCTGCGGGTCATATGTGAACGGTAGCGCAATCCCTCGCAAATGGAATACAATACCGTCATTTTAGGGCTGAAGGAGGACAATGGATTCTGAAAAACCATCTGCATTTCATCGCGCAGGTAAAAGCCCTTTTGGCAGGACTTATCAGGCAGCGTCTTTTTATTAAATATAACTTCACCTTCCGTAATATCCAGCAGGCCGGCAATCATATTCGCAGCGGTGGATTTGCCGCTGCCGCTTTCGCCAATCAGGCTGAAACATTGGCCGGAAGAAATTTTAAAATTTATATCATCAACAGCTATAACCCTGGATCTTTTCCGGGAAAATACTTTTTTAAGATGCTTAACCTCTAACAAATATTCCTCTGCCATTTCAATCCTCTCTTCAATGCGCTAATGACCAATGGGTATGAGAAAAATACTTTTTCTCATGGCTGTTTTCCATTACAGGCAAGGCTTCATACTTAAAATTGGTTTTAACATAACCTTCCCGGTGTATAGCTGCTTCGGCCATTGCTTTTTTAAATTTCGGAACAGCTTTTAATAAAACTTGCGTATAGGGATGCTGCGAGCCGTATAAAACTTCTTCCTTCGTTCCCCACTCTACGATGCGCCCGCGGTACATGACACCAACCATATCCGCCAGCTTTGCTACAATAGCCATATTATGGGTTACAAACAGCATTGAAGTATCATATTGATGGTACATCTGCAGCATTAAATTGATAATTTCCGCCTGTACCGTTACATCCAGTGAGCTGGTAGGTTCATCCGCCAGGATTAATTTGGGCCGGTTAGCCATAGCAAAAGCTATGGCCAGCCTCTGGCACATACCCCCGCTCAGCTCAAAGGGGTAAGAACGCAAAACCCTCTCCGGGTCGCTGAATTTCAGTTCTATAAGCAATCCGTGTGCCAGCTCCCTGGCTTCTGTTTTTGTAATATCCTGATGCATCTTCATAAATTCATAAAATTGTTTTCCGGCACGCATTCCAGGGTCAAAAAAGCACTCCGGGTTCTGGAAAATCATTGAAATATCATGTCCCCGTATTTTACGGAATTCTTCATGGCATAAGCTTCGCAGATCACGTTCATTAAACATTATTTCTCCAGACGATACGGTGCCGTTTTCTCCTAAAAGTCCGATAATACTGCGCAGCAGTGTGCTTTTTCCGCTGCCGCTTTCACCGACAATCACAGCAATCTGTTTTTTGCCAACTTCCATGTCAACCAGCTTTACTACCGGTTTTTCGCCGTAGCTGACGTTCAGATCCTTAATCTTAAGCAAAGCGTTTCCTGCATTCATGCCTTTATTTCGCCTCCGAGCTGCCGTCTAAAATGTAGAATTCGGAAGGCTGTATATGATAATAGGCTACGGTATCGGTATTATAAGCACAGGTAAATTTCTTATGCGCGAAAAATATAAAGGGAGCATCATCTAAAATGTGCTGTGTGATAGCCGTTATTACCTTGTCTTTCTCCTCCTTATCAGAGGTTTGACGCAGTTTTTTGGCCAGGGAGTCAACCTCGGTATTGGAATATTTGCCGAAATTATTGGATCCCCCCGTTGTAAACATAAAATCAATAAAAGATTGAGGATTACCTGTACCGCCAATGGAGTAGGATTCATAGGTCAGGTCAAAATTCCCGTTTTTTCTGGCATCGCTTATATTTTCCATGATTTCTACCTTTAGCTCAATACCGGCCTCCAGGAGCTGATTCTGCAAAACCTGGCTTAATTGAGACATATCTTTTTGTGAGCTTAAACCGATCATCTTAAGCGAGAGCTTTGCCCCGTTTTTTTCCAAGATACCGTCGCCGTTTGTATCAGCATATCCTGCATCTGCCAAAAGCTGTTTTGCTTTCTCCGGGTCAAAACGGTCAACGTCAGCTTTTACATTCTTAATTCCTCCAAAAGACAGCTGCTCCGGGTAAATACCATAGGAAGGTACAGTCACATCATTGCAAATGACTTTGCTGTAGTTCTCCCTGTCGATACAATAGCTTACAGCCTTTCGGACCGCTATATCCTGCACAGCCGGTGAATCCATGTTAAAGCGGATAAGCTGGGAACGCATTGAGGTTATGCCGTCAATTGCCAGCCTTCTGTCTCCTTTGATAACGGATATACTGGTTTCCGGAACGGGTATAAGGATATCAATCTCGCCGTTTTGAAAAGCCATTGTCAGAGAATCCACATCGGTTATTGTTTTAAAGACAGCCTTATCTAACCTGGGCTCTCCTCCCCAATACTGCTCATTTTTTACAACAGTAAGCTCCACGTTGGGATTAAATTCTGCCGGTATGTAAGGGCCTGTATAATATGTTTTTTCCGCGAAATCTGTGGAACCTTCCGCATCATATACCGTCCATAATGGGTCGCTTAAATCATTGGGGAGAGTCGGCACCATTTCTTTTAGCTTTATTGTCAGTTCCTGGCCCGAGGCTTCCATGGCTTCAATAGGCAATGCATCCTTTGCCCTGTCATTAACCTCTATTGTACGTTCAAAACACTTTTTAACCGCTTCCGCCGTCATTTTAGTACCGTTGTGGAATTGGACGTCATCGCGCAGGGTTAATTCCCAGGTCTTGTTATCCCCGGTACTGTAAGACTTAACCAGCCAAGGCTGGGCCTCAAAGGCATCATTTAATCGGAACAAGCTTTCGCTTACGCCGTAAGAACCAATATACCAGCCTTCCCATCCCGCCGCAGGATCCCATGCTTCATTGCAAAAATAACCGACAGAGCCAAATACCAGTGTTTTTTCTTCATCCGTATTGTTAATACTTTCCTTCCCTGGGTTTGAACAACCAGAGAATATACCGGCCGTCAATAAGGCAGCCATTAGTAAAGCAACCAGTCTTTTTTTCACACTCAAAACCTCCCGATAATTTATTAATTTCCTGTAACTCTTCTGTCTAAAAACCCACGGAGATTATCTCCCAATAAATTAAAGCATATCACTACAAGGAATAATGCCATTCCGGGGGCTATTACCGTCCATGGAGCAGTTTGCAGATAGTTTCGGGCTTCACTCATCATAGCGCCCCATTCAGCCGTTGGCCGCTGCGCTCCCAGCCCCAGAAACGACAGCCCGGCCATGCTCAAAATAATGGCGCTGACATCCAGTGCAGCCGTTACCAAAATAGGAGAGGCGATATTGGGTATCATATATTTAAATATAATATGGCGGCTTTTTGCTCCGCACATTTTAGCTGCTTTTATATAATTTTCGTTTTTTATGCCCAAAATCAGGCTTCTCCCCAGACGCGCATATGTGGTCCAGAATACGGCTATTAATGAAATCATCCCATTTATCAAACCTATGCCGAGCATTCCGGCCACGGCAACCGCCAGCAGAAAATAAGGAAATGCCTGAAAAATCATGGTGATTCTCATGATAATTGCATCTCCGGCTCCGCCTATATAACCTGATATAACGCCGATAACCGTACCTACCGTTGCAACTGTGAACACCACCGCCAATGCGGAAAAAACAGATAAGGGCGTCCCTGATAATATCCGGGAAAACACGCACCGTCCCAGGTGGTCGGTACCGAAAGGAAATTCTCTGCATGGAGAAAGCAAGGCCTGGGTTAAATCTGTCTTATATGGATCATGAGGGGTTATATGAACAGCAAAAATTGCAATGATTATAATAGCAAACACGAGTAAGCTGCTGATTAAAAGTCGCACCTTCATTTTTTTTTGCTCTGTCAGAATCATCGCCTCCTAGCTTTTTATCATCTTCGGATTTAAACGGGTATAAATCACCTCCATGAAGGAATTTACCAGAAAGTAAATTAACGCCATCCACACGATATATCCCTGTATAATAGGATAGTCCCGGTGGCTTATGGCCTCTACCGCCAGCTTTCCAATGCCGGGCCAGCTGAATATGCTTTCTACAATAATAGTCCCTCCCAGCAAAACACCGAGGGAAATACCCGTAAGCGTAACAATGGGCGTTAAGGAATTTTTTAAAATATGTTTCCAGAAAATATTATTTTGGGTTACTCCCCTGGCCCATAGGCCTGCAACATAATCGTTTTTCATTTCCCTCAGTACAATGGTTCTGATTTGCCTTACATATACCACTATCATATTAAAAGCCAAAACCAGGGTGGGCATTATAATCCCTTTCATGCTTCCTCCGGCGATAACAGGCAATAGCCTTAGCTTCAGCGAAAGCAAATACATGAGAATCAATGAAGTAAAAAATATGGGAAAGGACAAAAATACATAGGTAATCAACTGGATAATCCTGTCAAACCAGCTGTTTTGATACCTTGCGCAGGCAATTCCTAAAGGGACTGCCACCAAAATTGTAACTGCCATAGACGAAAGCGCCAGCATAAGGGTATATGGCAATGCCTTAAAAAGCTCCTGACTGACGGGGCGGCTGGATTTTATAGATTTCCCCATATCTCCTTTAAAAAAATTGGCAAGCCAGGATATATACTGTACATAAACAGGACGGTTTAAGCCCAGCTCTTCCCTCGTTTTTTCCAGCATCTCAAGAGAAGGTGCAATGCCATTTTCAGTAAGCATAATCTCTGCCGGGTCGCTGGGGGAAAGATAGGACAGGGTAAAGGATAATATTGTAATACCTATGAAAGTGAGCAAAAATAATACCGCTGATTTTACAGCAGATTGAATCATGATATACCACCCTCTTTTAAAACAACATTAAAATTCATCAAGTAATTTTATTTCCCAGGCGCAGTAAAGCGGTAAATATACGCTTCCTGGTACTCATACTGCATCCTGTCGGCAATACAGTTAAACCAGGGATCCTCCGGATCTATATGAATATATCCTTTAGGAGGCATTCTCCGCATTTCTACCGAAAATCCTTCATAAAAAAACGCCCCGGCAATATCGTTTAAAGAGTGAAGCTGCATTGGAATTGTTCCCTGCCTGTCTATTTGCTTTTTGTAATAGAGCAGGCTGGGGTTTTTGCTGTAATCGGTATATGTGCAATAATATACGCCTCCGGGCTTTAATGCCTGCTTCATTTTCCAGGCATGTTCTTTTAAGTCCTGTAATAGATAAATAACGGAAATGCTGAAGGCCAGATTAAAGGTATCGATAAACTTGTCCACATTGGCGGTTGCTTCATATGAAATGGGCAAATCCTTTTTCCTCTTGTTGGCCACCTCAATGGATTTTTTGGCTAAATCAACGCCAACCCCCTTTAAAAAAGGTTTTTGTTGATATAAAAACCTTAAAAAACCTCCTTGATTACAACCAAAATCCAGAACAGTACAATCCAGAATATTTTTCTCCTTTATCATGTCCAGCACCTTATGCCAGTGGGGTTGATGATTATCCTCCATGGACTGTTCTCCGGCTGTGTCGTCATTCCACCATACGTCGTACAATTGTTCATCAGACATTAAATCTCCTCCTCATACTACTGATATTTATGTATAGATTCATACTCTCTTTTGTCAATTTCATCCCGGTATTATTTTTAGCTAATCACCAGTCAAGCTCTCCATATGCCACAAGTTCGCTCCCCTTTGGAGCCGAAAGAGAAGCACAATGATACAATACCACTCCGTCAAATTCCGCTGAATAAGTATCAATAATTTGGCCGAATAAATCCGTTGTGTATCCAAGCTTGTCGCCTTTCCTGATTTTTTGCCCGGCTGTAACGGCAGGCAGCCAGCATCCAGTACTCTTTGCTTCCGTATAGCAAACATTTGTTAATTCCAGAGGTGCTTTGTCAGGGAATATAAGGCTGTCATCGGCAAGTATATCCAGTCTTTTCAATACCCGTTTTGCATCAAGAATGTATTTTTCGACATCATCTTTAAGGCAAAGGCCATTGCAGCCTCTTTCCACAAGGATAGCCGGTATGCCAAGCATGGCGGCACAGCCAAAAGTGCCTGAGGTTTCCATACAATTTACCATGTAAGGCAAATCCAGAACCTGGCTCATTTTTTTAGATGCCTGTACAACTTTTGAATTGCAACTGCCTGAAAAATAGGCATAAGGTATCAGAGATTCATATAAATCACCGCCGTGAAAATCCATGTAATAATCGGCAGCCTTAAAAAACTCATTGGTTATAACGTAAGCTATTTTTTCTGCGATGCTGCCCTTTTCATCACCTGGAAACATGCGGTTTATGTTTTTCCCATCCTCCGGCACAACAGCGGCACAGCGCTTTGAAAAAGCCTGAAGATTGACCGGGTGAACAAGGATTATTTGACCGGAAATATCTTTGGGATCAAGCCCTGCTCCCAGCCGTATAGCCGTGAGGATTCCGGGATATTCGCTTCCATGTACTCCGGATGTGATGAGCATGGTCTTGCCTTGTTTTTCTCCATTAATCAATGTGACCGGCATCACTGTTCCGGTATCCAAAACCTTGATAAAGCCCTGTGCTTTAGTCCCTCGTTCTGCTGTAATTCCGCCTAGGGAAAATATGGGTTTCATTCTGCATTCTCCTCCATATA
This Oxobacter pfennigii DNA region includes the following protein-coding sequences:
- a CDS encoding ABC transporter ATP-binding protein, whose translation is MNAGNALLKIKDLNVSYGEKPVVKLVDMEVGKKQIAVIVGESGSGKSTLLRSIIGLLGENGTVSSGEIMFNERDLRSLCHEEFRKIRGHDISMIFQNPECFFDPGMRAGKQFYEFMKMHQDITKTEARELAHGLLIELKFSDPERVLRSYPFELSGGMCQRLAIAFAMANRPKLILADEPTSSLDVTVQAEIINLMLQMYHQYDTSMLFVTHNMAIVAKLADMVGVMYRGRIVEWGTKEEVLYGSQHPYTQVLLKAVPKFKKAMAEAAIHREGYVKTNFKYEALPVMENSHEKKYFSHTHWSLAH
- the nikC gene encoding nickel transporter permease; protein product: MKVRLLISSLLVFAIIIIAIFAVHITPHDPYKTDLTQALLSPCREFPFGTDHLGRCVFSRILSGTPLSVFSALAVVFTVATVGTVIGVISGYIGGAGDAIIMRITMIFQAFPYFLLAVAVAGMLGIGLINGMISLIAVFWTTYARLGRSLILGIKNENYIKAAKMCGAKSRHIIFKYMIPNIASPILVTAALDVSAIILSMAGLSFLGLGAQRPTAEWGAMMSEARNYLQTAPWTVIAPGMALFLVVICFNLLGDNLRGFLDRRVTGN
- a CDS encoding class I SAM-dependent methyltransferase, with amino-acid sequence MSDEQLYDVWWNDDTAGEQSMEDNHQPHWHKVLDMIKEKNILDCTVLDFGCNQGGFLRFLYQQKPFLKGVGVDLAKKSIEVANKRKKDLPISYEATANVDKFIDTFNLAFSISVIYLLQDLKEHAWKMKQALKPGGVYYCTYTDYSKNPSLLYYKKQIDRQGTIPMQLHSLNDIAGAFFYEGFSVEMRRMPPKGYIHIDPEDPWFNCIADRMQYEYQEAYIYRFTAPGK
- a CDS encoding ABC transporter ATP-binding protein encodes the protein MAEEYLLEVKHLKKVFSRKRSRVIAVDDINFKISSGQCFSLIGESGSGKSTAANMIAGLLDITEGEVIFNKKTLPDKSCQKGFYLRDEMQMVFQNPLSSFSPKMTVLYSICEGLRYRSHMTRSDMTHKAYETLEMVGLKKDYANRFCSELSGGECQRVAIARAIVSNPKLLICDEVTNALDVSVQAQVLQLLLRLKQDLNLSYLFISHDIALVSNISDRIAVMKEGNIVEEGVPEEIINHPKHPYTDILIRSAQMG
- a CDS encoding ABC transporter substrate-binding protein, with translation MKKRLVALLMAALLTAGIFSGCSNPGKESINNTDEEKTLVFGSVGYFCNEAWDPAAGWEGWYIGSYGVSESLFRLNDAFEAQPWLVKSYSTGDNKTWELTLRDDVQFHNGTKMTAEAVKKCFERTIEVNDRAKDALPIEAMEASGQELTIKLKEMVPTLPNDLSDPLWTVYDAEGSTDFAEKTYYTGPYIPAEFNPNVELTVVKNEQYWGGEPRLDKAVFKTITDVDSLTMAFQNGEIDILIPVPETSISVIKGDRRLAIDGITSMRSQLIRFNMDSPAVQDIAVRKAVSYCIDRENYSKVICNDVTVPSYGIYPEQLSFGGIKNVKADVDRFDPEKAKQLLADAGYADTNGDGILEKNGAKLSLKMIGLSSQKDMSQLSQVLQNQLLEAGIELKVEIMENISDARKNGNFDLTYESYSIGGTGNPQSFIDFMFTTGGSNNFGKYSNTEVDSLAKKLRQTSDKEEKDKVITAITQHILDDAPFIFFAHKKFTCAYNTDTVAYYHIQPSEFYILDGSSEAK
- a CDS encoding ABC transporter permease: MIQSAVKSAVLFLLTFIGITILSFTLSYLSPSDPAEIMLTENGIAPSLEMLEKTREELGLNRPVYVQYISWLANFFKGDMGKSIKSSRPVSQELFKALPYTLMLALSSMAVTILVAVPLGIACARYQNSWFDRIIQLITYVFLSFPIFFTSLILMYLLSLKLRLLPVIAGGSMKGIIMPTLVLAFNMIVVYVRQIRTIVLREMKNDYVAGLWARGVTQNNIFWKHILKNSLTPIVTLTGISLGVLLGGTIIVESIFSWPGIGKLAVEAISHRDYPIIQGYIVWMALIYFLVNSFMEVIYTRLNPKMIKS
- a CDS encoding M14 family metallopeptidase translates to MKPIFSLGGITAERGTKAQGFIKVLDTGTVMPVTLINGEKQGKTMLITSGVHGSEYPGILTAIRLGAGLDPKDISGQIILVHPVNLQAFSKRCAAVVPEDGKNINRMFPGDEKGSIAEKIAYVITNEFFKAADYYMDFHGGDLYESLIPYAYFSGSCNSKVVQASKKMSQVLDLPYMVNCMETSGTFGCAAMLGIPAILVERGCNGLCLKDDVEKYILDAKRVLKRLDILADDSLIFPDKAPLELTNVCYTEAKSTGCWLPAVTAGQKIRKGDKLGYTTDLFGQIIDTYSAEFDGVVLYHCASLSAPKGSELVAYGELDW